The region CGCTGGGCGTAGCCACGGGCGACGTCGGCGCCGGTGAGCGGCTCGCCGGCGCGGATGTTGGCCTCCAGCGACGGCTTGAACGACGTGGGGTGCTCGGCGAGCAGCGCACCCAGCTTGGCCTGGAAGTGCCACGCGCGGAGGGTGCGGAAGGTGTCGTCGGCCAGCGACAGGTCGGGGTGCGCCTGGCTCACCGAGGCACCGGCGTCGGAGAGCCGCGCAGCCGTGGCGCGTACGACGTCCGCGACCCGGTGGTCGACCTCGAAGGACCCGCCGAGGTCGATGCTCGTGGCGACCCTGAGCCCGGCGAGCGGGGCCGGGGCGAGCGGCGGCGCGAACGTGGCACCCGCGTCGCCGAGGGCGTGCGGCGCACGCGGGTCCGGGCCGGCGAGCACGGACAGCAGGAGGGCGACGTCGCCGACGTTGCGCGCCATCGGACCACCGACCGAGGTGGTCTCCCACTGGTTGTAGAGGGGCCACTCCGGCACCCGCCCGAGGGACGGGCGCATGCCGACGACGCCGCAGAACGATGCCGGGTTGCGGAGCGAGCCGCCCATGTCGGAGCCGTCGGCCAGGGGCACCATGCCGGAGGCGAGCGCGCACGCCGCTCCCCCGCTGGACCCGCCGGCCGAGCGGGTCGGGTCGACCGGGTTGCGGGTGACGCCGAAGACCGGGTTGAAGGTGTGCGAGCCCGAGGCGAACTCCGGGACGTTGGTCTTGCCCACGAAGACCACGCCGGCGGCGCGGAGGCGCTCCACGAGCAGCTCGTCGTGGTCGGCGACGTGGTCGGCGTAGACGGGTGAGCCGAAGGTGTGCGGCCAGCCCTTGAGGGCGTGGGTGTCCTTCACCGCGAACGGCAGCCCGTGGAGCGGTCCGGTCTCCTCGCCCGAGGCCTGCGCCTGGTCGGCGACCGCCGCCCACGCGCGCGCCCGCTCGGCGTCGAGCGAGACGATCGCGTTGAGCTCGGGGTTGCGCTCCTCGATCCGGTCGAGGTGCAGCTCGAGCAGCTCGCTCGCCGAGATCGATCCGTCGCGGACGGCCGCTGCCTGCTCGCGTGCGGTGGAGTCGACCGTGAGGTAGGTCATCGGCGGCGACCGAAGAGGCCGCCGACCACGACGCCGAGCACGACGAGTCCGGCACCCACGGCGACGCCGGTGAGGAACTCCTGCCTGCTCCCGGCAGCGGGCGCCTTCGCGGGCGCGGTGAAGACCTGGCCGGACGCAGCGGGGACGGCCCCACCGCTCGAGGAGGGCGCGCCGGCACCCGCCGCGGGACCCGGCACCACGACCGGTCCACCCGCGACCGCGGAGTCGACGTTGCCGAAGAACTCCCCCGCCATCCGGCGCGAGACCGAGGTGAGCATGCGCTGCCCGACCCCGCCGATCATCCCGCCGACGACCGCGTCGGCGTCGTACGACACCCGCGTCGAGGAGCCCTCGGGCGTGAAGCGGACGTGCACGGTCGCGCCGATCGTGCCGGGCGCACCGGCACCGTCGAGCTTCATCACGAGCGACTCGTGCTCGACGAGGTCGCTCATCACGCACGAGCCGGCGTAGGTGCCCTTGATGGAGGCGACGCCGGCGGTCACCGTCATGGCGTAGGCGTTCTCGCCGGTCGCCTCGAGCTTCTCGCAGCCCGGGATGGTGCGGACCAGGACGGACGGGTCGAGCAGCGCGTCCCACGCCTGCTCGACGGGCGCGGCGATGGTGTTCTCACCGGTGAACTTCATCTTCTCTGCTCCTTGAGTGGGTTTCGGGACGGGCGCGGGGCGCCCTCCTCAACCAGCGATCGAGGGGTTGTCGTGCGCGAGCCGCAGGTCGAAGAGCTCGGACGGCGAGATGGGCATCGCCGTGATGGCGAAGCCCTCCGCGTCCTCGATGGCGGCGGCGAAGACGGCGGCCGACGGGATCACTCCCGCCTCGCCGGCGCCCTTGATGCCGAGCGGGTTGAGCGGCGACGGGGTCTCGAGGTGGTCGATGTCGATGGTCGTGGGGACCTCCGTGACGTAGGGCATCAGGAAGTCCATGAACGAGGCGTTGAGCAGCTGCCCCGACTCGTCGTACTCCATCCGCTCGTAGAGCGCACCGCCGACGCCCTGCGCGACCCCGCCGTGGATCTGGCCCTCGACGATCATCGGGTTGATCAGGTGGCCGCAGTCGTGGACGACGGCGTACTTGAGGATCGTGATCTCGGCCGTGTCGGGGTCGGTCTCGACGATCACGGCGTGCATGCCGTTGGCGAAGGTGGAGCGCTCGGGCGAGTAGAAGTCCTTGCCCTCCAGGCCCGGCTCGTCGTCCTCGGCGACCGGCGGCTTGCCGGGGTCGCCGACGGAGAACTGGGTGGCGGCCTTGGACGCCTCGTCGAAGGCGTAGCGCAGGGGGTTGGACAGCACGGCGACGGTGCCGAGGTCGATCGACGCGTCGGTCCCCCGCACGGAGACCACGCCGTCGGCGATCTCGAGGTCGTCCTCGGCGGCCTCGAGCGCCTCGGCGGCGATCCGCAGCGCCTTCTCCCTGGCCCGCAGCGCCGCGAGGTGGATCGCCGAGCCGCTCATCACGGCCGCGCGGGAGGCGAACGTGCCGACGGCGTAGGGCATCTTGCGGGTGTCGCCGGTGGTGATCTCGACGTCCTCGAAGCGCACGCCGAGGGTGTCGGCGACGATCTGCGCGAACGCGGTCTGGTGGCCCTGGCCCTGGGTGGTGAGGCCGGTCGCGACCTTGACCTTGCCGGACGTCTCGATGTGCACGTGCGCGCCCTCGTAGGGGCCGACGCCGGTGCCCTCGACGTAGCAGGCCAGGCCGATGCCGACCCGTCGCCCCTGGGCGGCCATCTCGGCGCGGAAGTCCTCGAACTCGTCCCAGCCGACGAGCTCCTTGAGCTTGGCGAGCGAGGCGGGGTAGTCACCGGAGTCATAGGTCAGCGGGCGGCCGTCCTGGAAGACCAGGCCGTGCTCGTAGGGGAACTCGTCGGGCTGGATGAAGTTGGTCGAGCGGACCTCGGTGCGGTCCTTGCCGAGGTAGCCGGCGATCGCGTCCATCGTCCGCTCCATCACGAAGCAGCCCTGCGGGCGACCGGCGCCGCGGTAGGGCGTGACGATCACCGTGTTGGTGTAGAGCGACTCGAAGGTGACCCGGTAGTTGTCCGGCTTGTAGGGGCCGAGCAGCTGCGTCGAGGTGATGATCGGGACGATCAGGCCGTAGGGCGTGTAGGCGCCGTGGTCGTGCCAGAACTGCACGTGCAGGCCGAGCACGCGACCGTCGTCGTCGAAGCCGACCTCGACGTGGTGCTGCTGCGCGCGCTCGTGGGCCGAGGAGATGAAGTGCTCGCGCCGGTCCTCGGTGAACTTCACCGGCCGACCCAGCGTCATCGCCGCCAGCGGGACCAGCAGCTCCTCGGGCCAGGGGTGGTTGATCTTCACGCCGAAGCCACCGCCCACGTCGGGCGTGATCACGTCGACCTTGGCCAGGTCGAGCCCGAGCTTGGCGGCCACGCAGCCCCGCACACCGGTGCTCGTCTGGGTCGAGCTCCACACCGTCAGGCGGGACGTGTCGGGGTCCCACCGTGCGACGGTGCCGCGGCCCTCCATCGGCGTACAGGCCGAGCGCTCGATGTCGAGCTCGAGGGTCAGCACGTGGGGTGCGTCCTCGATAGCGGCGCGGGCGTCGCCGTTCTCCTGCGTCATCCGCGCACCGATGTTGTCGGGCACGTCGTCGTGGACGGCGTTGGCGGCCGCGCGGGCCGCGGCGATGCCGACGACCGGCTTCAGCTGCTCGTAGTCGACGCGGATCCGCGACACGGCGTCCTCGGCGACGTAGCGGTCGACCGCGACGACGAAGGCGATCGCCTCGCCGACGTAGTTGACCTCGTCCTTCGCCAGGGCGTACTGCGTGCGGCCGTGGGTCAGCGTCGGGTGCGGGATCAGCAGGGGCAGCGGCTCGGCCATCGGGCCGGTGAGGTCGTCCCACGTCCACACGGCCAGCACGCCCTCGATGTCGAGCAGGTCGGAGACGTCGATGTCGACGATGCGCGCGTGCGCGTGGGGCGAGCGGAGGACCGCGGAGTGCAGCAGCCGCGGGTCGTCGGTGAGCAGGTCGTCGACGTAGCGGCCCTGGCCGCGCAGGAAGCGCTGGTCCTCGACCCGCGGGACCTTGGTGCCGAACAGCTTGGTGGTCACTCGCGCTCCTCGCCGGTCTCCCGCTGGATCTCGCTGGCACGGAGCACCGACTTCACGATGTTCTGGTAGCCGGTGCAGCGGCACAGGTTGCCCGCGATCATCTCCCGCGCCTCGTCCTCGGTGGGGTCGGGGTTGTCGCGCAGCCCGGCCGTGATCGTGGTGAGGAAGCCCGGCGTGCAGAAGCCGCACTGGAGGCCGTGGCAGTCCTGGAAGCCCTGCTGCACGGGGCTCAGCCGCCCCTGGGCGGTGCCGTCCGGCTCGGTGAGCCCCTCGACGGTCGTGATCTCGGAGTCGACGGCCGAGACCGCGAACATCAGGCAGGACCGCATCGGCCGGCCGTCGACGAGGATCGTGCAGGCGCCGCAGACGCCGTGCTCGCAGCCGACGTGGGTGCCGGTGAGGCCGAGGTCGTGGCGCAGGGCGTCGGAGAGCAGGCGCCGAGCCGGGACCCGCACCTCGTGGACGGTCCCGTTGACGTGCAACCGGACGTCGTGGAGCTCCTCCCCTGACGGGCTGGGCTGGATGCTCATCGGGCCCTCCTGGTGTGCGCGTGGTCGGTCGCGGCCGCCAGGACCTTTGGCACCAGCACCTTGACGAGGTGGGCGCGGTAGGCGGCGGTCGCGTGGATGTCGTCGGCGGGGTCGAGACCGGCCAGGGCCTTCTCGGCCGGCGCGTCGAGGGCGTCGGTGACGTCGACGACGGTCGGGACGTCGCTGACCGAGACGAAGCCGAGCCGGGCGCTGGTGACGGTGTCGGCGTCCGGGCCCGTCCCC is a window of Nocardioides oleivorans DNA encoding:
- a CDS encoding amidase yields the protein MTYLTVDSTAREQAAAVRDGSISASELLELHLDRIEERNPELNAIVSLDAERARAWAAVADQAQASGEETGPLHGLPFAVKDTHALKGWPHTFGSPVYADHVADHDELLVERLRAAGVVFVGKTNVPEFASGSHTFNPVFGVTRNPVDPTRSAGGSSGGAACALASGMVPLADGSDMGGSLRNPASFCGVVGMRPSLGRVPEWPLYNQWETTSVGGPMARNVGDVALLLSVLAGPDPRAPHALGDAGATFAPPLAPAPLAGLRVATSIDLGGSFEVDHRVADVVRATAARLSDAGASVSQAHPDLSLADDTFRTLRAWHFQAKLGALLAEHPTSFKPSLEANIRAGEPLTGADVARGYAQRTSLSETMRLFFGEHDVLLLPTSQVPPFPVEHEFPETINGNEMPDYLAWMRSAYFISVTGCPAISVPAGTTPEGLPVGVQLVARHGADRQLLEVAAAVEELLADRA
- a CDS encoding SRPBCC family protein, translated to MKFTGENTIAAPVEQAWDALLDPSVLVRTIPGCEKLEATGENAYAMTVTAGVASIKGTYAGSCVMSDLVEHESLVMKLDGAGAPGTIGATVHVRFTPEGSSTRVSYDADAVVGGMIGGVGQRMLTSVSRRMAGEFFGNVDSAVAGGPVVVPGPAAGAGAPSSSGGAVPAASGQVFTAPAKAPAAGSRQEFLTGVAVGAGLVVLGVVVGGLFGRRR
- the cutA gene encoding aerobic carbon-monoxide dehydrogenase large subunit codes for the protein MTTKLFGTKVPRVEDQRFLRGQGRYVDDLLTDDPRLLHSAVLRSPHAHARIVDIDVSDLLDIEGVLAVWTWDDLTGPMAEPLPLLIPHPTLTHGRTQYALAKDEVNYVGEAIAFVVAVDRYVAEDAVSRIRVDYEQLKPVVGIAAARAAANAVHDDVPDNIGARMTQENGDARAAIEDAPHVLTLELDIERSACTPMEGRGTVARWDPDTSRLTVWSSTQTSTGVRGCVAAKLGLDLAKVDVITPDVGGGFGVKINHPWPEELLVPLAAMTLGRPVKFTEDRREHFISSAHERAQQHHVEVGFDDDGRVLGLHVQFWHDHGAYTPYGLIVPIITSTQLLGPYKPDNYRVTFESLYTNTVIVTPYRGAGRPQGCFVMERTMDAIAGYLGKDRTEVRSTNFIQPDEFPYEHGLVFQDGRPLTYDSGDYPASLAKLKELVGWDEFEDFRAEMAAQGRRVGIGLACYVEGTGVGPYEGAHVHIETSGKVKVATGLTTQGQGHQTAFAQIVADTLGVRFEDVEITTGDTRKMPYAVGTFASRAAVMSGSAIHLAALRAREKALRIAAEALEAAEDDLEIADGVVSVRGTDASIDLGTVAVLSNPLRYAFDEASKAATQFSVGDPGKPPVAEDDEPGLEGKDFYSPERSTFANGMHAVIVETDPDTAEITILKYAVVHDCGHLINPMIVEGQIHGGVAQGVGGALYERMEYDESGQLLNASFMDFLMPYVTEVPTTIDIDHLETPSPLNPLGIKGAGEAGVIPSAAVFAAAIEDAEGFAITAMPISPSELFDLRLAHDNPSIAG
- a CDS encoding (2Fe-2S)-binding protein encodes the protein MSIQPSPSGEELHDVRLHVNGTVHEVRVPARRLLSDALRHDLGLTGTHVGCEHGVCGACTILVDGRPMRSCLMFAVSAVDSEITTVEGLTEPDGTAQGRLSPVQQGFQDCHGLQCGFCTPGFLTTITAGLRDNPDPTEDEAREMIAGNLCRCTGYQNIVKSVLRASEIQRETGEERE